A genomic window from Sulfurospirillum multivorans DSM 12446 includes:
- a CDS encoding cobyrinate a,c-diamide synthase, whose translation MKKAICIGATKSNDGKTLLTTALLHHFKKDVSAFKCGPDYIDPQFHDAITGGHSVNLDGYLMNEEQLRWTFEHYHHNSFAVIEGVMGFYDGMDKGASAYDVAKSLHVPSVIVVDASGSYITIAAVIKGLLTFRDDHTIKGVILNKVSSSMHFSLLEKVIEEELPHIAVLGWIKKDLITLESTHLGLDLEHLDRELLALVSKEVLEHIDLELLMSLATFEPLHVKIYPFEKIPKIPQKLAIVHDANFSFLYHDNVNFLKEVFDEVVMVSAVNDEKCEADVLYIPGGYVETKEAYKRIENSHTFKHSVLEHAKNKPIYGECAGLIFLGKKIDEKPMLGLLDVEFSLQKRFKRMGYYDADFDGINTKGHAFHYSSPHDLANGYFPLVKRDNGENGVWKKDKVFGTYLHTFFRTNPHLIKQYFS comes from the coding sequence ATGAAAAAAGCAATTTGTATTGGTGCAACGAAATCTAATGATGGTAAAACACTTCTAACAACGGCACTCTTGCACCATTTCAAGAAAGATGTATCAGCGTTTAAATGTGGACCAGATTATATCGATCCACAGTTTCATGATGCCATTACAGGAGGCCATAGCGTCAATCTTGATGGTTATTTGATGAATGAAGAACAACTTCGATGGACATTTGAGCATTATCATCACAACTCTTTCGCAGTTATCGAAGGTGTCATGGGTTTTTACGATGGCATGGATAAGGGTGCTAGTGCGTACGATGTGGCAAAATCTTTACACGTTCCAAGTGTCATTGTCGTGGATGCCAGTGGAAGCTATATCACTATTGCCGCGGTCATCAAAGGATTGTTAACCTTTAGAGACGATCATACCATCAAAGGAGTGATTTTAAATAAAGTTAGTTCATCCATGCATTTTTCACTTTTAGAAAAAGTAATAGAAGAAGAATTGCCTCACATCGCCGTTCTTGGTTGGATAAAAAAAGACCTCATTACTTTAGAATCAACGCATCTAGGGCTTGATCTCGAACATTTGGATAGGGAGCTTTTAGCACTCGTTTCAAAAGAAGTTTTAGAACATATCGATTTGGAGCTTCTGATGAGTTTAGCTACGTTTGAGCCTTTACATGTAAAGATTTATCCATTTGAAAAAATACCAAAAATACCACAAAAATTAGCCATCGTTCATGATGCAAATTTCTCTTTTTTATACCATGATAATGTAAATTTTTTAAAAGAGGTCTTTGATGAGGTTGTGATGGTATCTGCTGTGAATGACGAAAAATGTGAAGCAGATGTTTTATATATCCCTGGAGGGTATGTCGAAACCAAAGAAGCGTATAAACGCATCGAAAATTCTCACACCTTTAAACACAGTGTGCTAGAGCATGCAAAAAACAAGCCAATTTATGGTGAGTGTGCAGGACTTATTTTTCTTGGAAAAAAGATTGATGAAAAACCAATGCTTGGGCTTTTAGATGTTGAGTTTAGTTTGCAAAAACGTTTTAAACGCATGGGGTATTATGATGCTGATTTTGATGGCATAAACACCAAAGGTCATGCTTTTCATTATAGTAGCCCCCATGATTTAGCAAACGGATATTTTCCTCTAGTTAAAAGAGATAACGGAGAGAATGGCGTATGGAAAAAAGATAAAGTATTTGGAACTTATTTACATACTTTTTTTAGAACGAATCCCCATTTGATCAAACAATATTTTAGTTAA
- a CDS encoding cysteine-rich CWC family protein, which produces MNNKDEKICPLCGERNACQVGTSNQCWCHTIKVPQDLLDKIPQEKKGKACICYLCIKEYLQHQKIK; this is translated from the coding sequence ATGAATAATAAAGATGAAAAAATTTGTCCATTGTGTGGAGAACGTAATGCTTGTCAGGTTGGAACTTCAAATCAATGCTGGTGCCATACTATTAAAGTGCCACAGGATTTATTAGACAAAATACCGCAAGAGAAAAAAGGTAAAGCTTGTATTTGTTATTTGTGTATTAAAGAATATTTACAACATCAAAAAATAAAATAG
- a CDS encoding precorrin-2 dehydrogenase/sirohydrochlorin ferrochelatase family protein, giving the protein MTYMPLLFSLEGKKVLLIGAGAIGQRKLEKLLNYTSSITIMTKECSHSMKKIIHENKLILITKSYEPNDVKDYDIIIATIDNLDLQKSIYQEAKKYSKLYNCVDFPEYCDFMFPSIVQKGDLQIAFSTGGYSPGLAKALRALFERIIPDAVIPFLEEMKVLRKMHPKGENRQKIFHDKVNVFVKQHFIMPTNGEDLNGKTR; this is encoded by the coding sequence ATGACATACATGCCTCTTTTATTTTCTCTGGAAGGAAAAAAAGTTTTGTTGATAGGTGCTGGTGCTATTGGACAACGAAAATTGGAAAAACTTTTGAATTATACTAGCTCAATTACTATTATGACAAAAGAGTGTTCTCACTCAATGAAAAAAATCATACATGAAAACAAGCTAATATTAATTACTAAAAGTTATGAACCAAATGATGTAAAAGACTATGATATTATCATAGCCACTATCGATAATCTTGATCTTCAAAAAAGCATCTATCAAGAGGCTAAGAAGTACTCAAAGCTCTATAACTGTGTTGATTTCCCAGAATATTGTGATTTCATGTTTCCTTCTATTGTACAAAAAGGAGATTTACAAATAGCGTTTTCAACAGGAGGGTATTCTCCTGGATTAGCAAAAGCGTTACGTGCGTTATTTGAGAGGATTATTCCTGATGCTGTAATTCCATTTTTAGAGGAAATGAAAGTGTTACGAAAAATGCATCCGAAAGGAGAAAATAGGCAAAAAATTTTTCATGATAAAGTTAATGTATTTGTAAAACAGCACTTTATAATGCCTACTAATGGAGAAGATTTAAATGGCAAGACCCGTTAA
- a CDS encoding TetR/AcrR family transcriptional regulator produces the protein MARPVKYDLIKILDDAMELFWEKGFENVSIVDLILHTGINRSTMYSLFSDKEALFVKRSAELVSF, from the coding sequence ATGGCAAGACCCGTTAAATACGATTTAATAAAAATACTTGATGATGCAATGGAACTTTTTTGGGAAAAAGGGTTTGAAAATGTATCAATTGTAGACTTGATTCTACATACAGGTATCAATCGAAGTACAATGTACTCTTTATTTTCAGATAAAGAGGCGTTATTTGTCAAGCGAAGCGCAGAACTGGTCAGTTTTTAG
- the istB gene encoding IS21-like element helper ATPase IstB, translating to MELDTSIDELCKELKLSIIGEKYHDIASMAAKENWQYTQFLEEVLRVEVDNRLGRSKNMLTKLAGFPVIKTLEQFDYTFSVGVNRKQIEELSSLIFVKKYENIILLGESGVGKTHLAIALALKAVQHRYKVRFTTISELLSNANRAKKEKKYDSFLKSIASPSVLVIDEIGYFNMSKEEANHFFQIISKRYEKSSTIFTSNLVFSKWVQVFAGDKIVTTAILDRVLHHSHIINIQGDSYRLKEKKQTGVLHSEIYKFEAKSSNIEGQNQEVV from the coding sequence ATGGAGTTAGATACCTCTATCGATGAGTTATGTAAAGAACTCAAGCTCTCTATCATAGGCGAAAAATATCATGATATTGCCAGTATGGCAGCTAAAGAGAATTGGCAATATACACAGTTCTTGGAGGAGGTATTACGAGTGGAAGTAGATAATAGACTAGGAAGGTCTAAAAATATGTTGACCAAACTCGCAGGATTCCCAGTTATTAAGACATTAGAGCAGTTTGATTACACTTTCTCCGTTGGCGTGAACCGTAAACAGATTGAAGAACTCTCAAGCCTAATATTTGTTAAAAAGTATGAGAACATCATCCTCTTAGGTGAAAGTGGTGTGGGTAAAACACATCTTGCTATTGCGCTAGCACTCAAAGCGGTGCAACATCGCTATAAAGTAAGATTTACCACCATAAGTGAGCTTTTAAGTAATGCAAATAGAGCCAAAAAAGAGAAAAAATATGATAGCTTCTTGAAATCTATCGCCTCTCCATCGGTACTTGTCATTGATGAGATTGGATATTTCAATATGAGCAAAGAAGAAGCCAATCACTTTTTTCAAATTATTTCTAAACGCTATGAAAAAAGCTCTACCATTTTTACTTCAAATCTTGTATTTAGTAAATGGGTTCAAGTCTTTGCAGGAGATAAAATCGTTACAACCGCTATATTAGATCGAGTGTTACATCACTCACATATCATCAATATTCAAGGAGATAGCTACCGACTTAAAGAGAAGAAACAAACAGGAGTTTTACACTCAGAAATCTATAAGTTTGAAGCTAAATCTTCAAACATAGAAGGTCAAAATCAAGAGGTGGTTTAA